DNA from Pseudochaenichthys georgianus unplaced genomic scaffold, fPseGeo1.2 scaffold_611_arrow_ctg1, whole genome shotgun sequence:
ACAGAGCGTTTCTCATAGAACCAGAACATGTGTCCACTATGGGTTATGGAAAAGACAGATCTGGGAGCTTAGTTTACCTCCATGACACTCTGGAGGAGGTGAAGAAGGCCAATGGCAGCATGGAGTGTTTGATCCCGGTCCATGTGGATGGAGACGGGCACTGTCTGGTCCACGCCGTGTCCCGAGCGCTGGTGGGAAGAGAACTGTTCTGGCACGCTCTGAGGGAGAACCTGAAGCAGAACTTCAAGCAGAACCTGGACCGCTACAAGGCGCTTTTTCAGGATTTCATCGACGCCGCAGAGTGGGAAGATATCATCAACGAGTGCGACCCGATGTTCATCCCGCCGGAAGGAGTGCCGCTCGGGCTGAGAAACATCCACATTTTCGGGTTAGCCAACGTTCTGCACCGACCCATAATCCTGCTGGACTCCCTGAGTGGGATGAGGAGCTCCGGGGATTATTCTGCCACCTTTCTACCCGGGTTAATGGCCGAGGAGAAGTGCAGGGGGAAAGACGAGAAGCTCAACAAACCCATCTGTATCGCCTGgagcagctctgggagaaaccATTACATCCCTCTGGTGGGGATAAAAAACACGGTTCTGCCCCGACTGCCGGCTCGTTTGCTTCCCAAAGCGTGGGGCGTCCCTCAGGATCTCATCAGGAAATACATCGAACTGGAGCCGGACGGCAGCTGTACGATCGGAGGAGATCGTAGTCTTCAAGATAAATACTTGATGCGCCTGGTGAACGCCATGGAGGAAGTGTTCATGGAGAAACACAGCATCCACCCGTCACTCGTGGCCGACGTTCACCAGTACGTGTACCGGCGCACGGGCGTGATAGGCATCCAACCCGAGGAGGTGACGGAGGCGGCGAAACGGTCCGTGATGGAGAACCGTTTGCATCGATGTTTGATCTGCGGCGCCTTGTCCGAACTCCACGTCCCCCCGGAGTGGCTTCTTCCAGGCGGGAAACTTTACAATCTCGCCAAATCCACTCACGGTCAACTGCGTCCCGATAAGAATTACAGCTTCCCGCTCAACAACGTGGTCTGCTCCTACGACCCCCAGAAAGACGTGCTCATCCCCGATTATAAAATGAGTTCCTTGAATACGTGCAATTGGTGTCACGGTACGTCGGTGCGTCACATCCACGGCGACGGGGCGGTGGTTTACCTGGACGGGGATCGAACCAACACTCGATCCGACGGAGGGAAATGCGGATGCGGTTTCAAACACTTCTGGGAGTCCAAAGAGTACGATAATCTCCCCGAGGCTTTCCCCATCACGCTGGAGTGGGGCGGTCGCGTGGTCAGAGAGACGGTTTACTGGTTCCAGTACGAGGTCGAGGCGACGCTGAACAGCAACGTGTACGACGTGGCCATGAAACTCGTCACCAAACACTTCCCGGGGGAGTTTGGCAGCGAGACATTGGTGCAGAAGGTGGTCAACACCATCCTGCATCACACCGCCAAGAAGAACCCGGACGAGTACAACCCGGTGTCCATCGACGGAGCTCACGACCAGCGCCTCACCGACGCTATGGACCAACAGCCGCCAACGAAGATCATCCTGACCGGCCAGGCATCTAGTTTTACTCAAATCTTCCTCTAATTTTAATCTAATTCTACACTTATGTTAACCTAATCTTACTCTAATTTTACTCTAATCTTACTCTTATTTTAATCTAATTTTACTCTAATTTTAATCTAATTTTACTCTAATTTTACTCTAATCTTACTCTAGTTTTAATCttattttaatgttattttactCTAATTTTAATATAATTTTACTCTAGTTTTACTCTAATCTTACTCTAATTTTAATCttattttaatgttattttactCTAATTTTAATCTAATTTTACTCTAATTTTAATCTAATTTTAATCTAATTTTACTCTAATTTTACTCTAATTTTAATCTAATTTTACTCTAATTTTACTCTAATCTTACTCTAGTTTTAATCttattttaatgttattttactCTAATTTTAATATAATTTTACTCTAGTTTTACTCTAATCTTACTCTAGTTTTAATCttattttaatgttattttactCTAATTTTAATCTAATTTTACTCTAATTTTAATCAAATTTTAATCTAATTTTACTCTAATTTTACTCTAATTTTAATCAAATTTTACTCTAATTTTAATCAAATTTTAATCTAATTTACTCTAATTTTACTCTAATTTTAATCTAATTTTACTCAAATTTTACTCTAATTTTACACTAATTTTACTCTAATTTTAATCTAATTTACTCTAATTGTACACTAATTTTACTCTAATTTTACTCTAATTTTACTCTAATTTTACTATAATTTTAATCTAATTTTACTCAAATTTTACTCTAATTTTACACTAATTTTACTATAATTTTAATCTAATTTTAATCTAATTTTACTCTAATTTTACTATAATTTTACACTAATTTTACTATAATTTTAATCTAATTTTACTATAATTTTACTATAATTTTACTCTAATTTTCTTCTAATTTTCCTCTATTTTCTCCAGAAATCAAAGACGCTGCACAAGGAGGAGCTGACGATGAGCCGAGCGGAGCGCAGCCTCCAGCAGAGCATCAGCGATCAGGCCTTCGTCACGCAGAGGCGCCGGACAGACAAGCTGAAGCAGGAGCAGAAGGGGAACCGTCGTTCTTCATCACCTACTGGATCTCCAGAAacatcctcctcttcttcagcGCCCGCCACCCCCACCAAAacatcctcctccccctcctccaatGTAAATACTGCCATATTTTACTATATCCTTTTATGTAATTAAAATAGTTCTCTAAGGTAAAGTAGAGAATTAAATAAAGCTCGAATCAAACCGTGTATTAATTTAAAACAGGTTAAAGTTCGATCTAAAACGGTTGAAGAAAATACGTCTCATTTAAAAACTTGATAAACTGAACCAGGAATTATTATAAACTATACATAAGAAATCTTGAATAGATAATACTTGAGAGTAACACCTAGGTCACTTCGGGCGAAAAGtaaggccccgcccacttttgggggaaacaaAGCTGTCGATACACATTGTGAAGTTTTTGCCACGCCGATCAGAAATGTTTGTAAACCGTGGATTCTCcgatcttcaaagagcccgattaCGACGGCCAGACAGGCGAACTTTACACTCAATCATTTGGAATCGACGATCTGGCtgcttaaattaaaatcagtaggcgagacCGTACGAGccgttactctcatgagcgaggcggaaagcatgtcgttgtgtccctgggcgatTGTCCACAGTCTTGAGtctgtgagtcgctttggataaaagtgtcgaACAAGTGACACGTGATGTGATAACACTTAATGAGAAGACAACAGGAATAACAGATTCATAAAACCCCCGTGCAgaaaagagataagataagatggacctttattaaacaCAATTAAAGATACAAATGAAACGATATCCAGTTAAAGTAACATTAAAATAAGAAATTACTTAAAATGATgatgatcggcctgtaggggGGGTGGCCCTGCATGCTGTAGGGGGGGTGGCCCTGCATGCTGTAGGGGGGGGTGGCCCTGCATGCTGTAGGGGGGGTGGCCCTGCATGCTGTAGGGGGGGGTGGCCCTGCATGCTGTAGGGGGGGGTGGCCCTGCATGCTGTAGGGGGGGTGGCCCTGCATGCTGTAGGGGGGGTGGCCCTGCATGCTGTAGGGGGGGGTGGCCCTGCATGCTGTAGGGGGGGTGGCCCTGCATGCTGTAGGGGGGGGTGGCCCTGCATGCTGTAGGGGGGGGTGGCCCTGCATgctgtagggggggggggccctgCATGCTGTAGGGGGGGTGGCCCTGCATGCTGTAGGGGGGGGTGGCCCTGCATGCTGTAGAGGGGGGTGGCCCTGCATGCTGTAGGGGGGGTGGCCCTGCATGCTGTAGGGGGGTGGCCCTGCATGCGTAGGGGGGGGTGGCCCCTGCATGCTGTAGGGGGGGTGGCCCTGCATGCTGTAGGGGGGGGTGGCCCTGCATGCTGTAGGGGGGGGTGGCCCTGCATGCTGTAGGGGGGGTGGCCCTGCATGCTGTAGGGGGGGTGGCCCTGCATGCTCCACGACTCCacattcctcgtacgtgtcaacctgCCTGCTGATAAGCCTGGTTCTGAATAAGGAGAATAAGAATACTCAAATGTTACTCAATTTGCTCTCATTTGACTCTAAATGTACTTTTATGTTCCCTCTAATTTCCCCTCAAATATCCGATGAAGGAGAAGAAGATCCGCGTGACGACGAGCGACGGCCGGCAGGCGATGTTGACGCTCCACGCCGTCACCACCTTCTCCGAGCTGCAGAGGAGGATCTCCACGCAGTTCAACGTGCCTCCGTCTCAACAGCAGTGCATCCGATACGGTTTCCCGCCTAAAGAGCTGCTccgcccgcgggacggagaggAGAACGAGCCGGTGGCGCTGCAGCACGGAGACAGAGTGACGGTGGAGATCCTgaaggtgctggaggaggagcaGGGACCCCCCGCGGTGACTCCCCCCAGCTCTCACTCTGTGCTGCACTCTGAGAAGAGGAGCGAGGAGACATCGAGCGGCCGGGAGCTGCAGGAGAGCATCGACCTGGAGATGTCCTCCCTCTGCCTCCTCGCCACCTTGATGGGTAAGAgaccaaggtgtgtgtgtgtgtttccatggtgatgtgcagtGATCTGTGAGAGGAGAGCCTTTCCATTGGTCCGAATGAGAGATACACCTCTTACATTTGAacattttgtggaagaaccgtagcAGATATCGGTAAAATGTCAACGCGTGAAGCGTCTCAGGACCCTGGCGAGCGTCTGAGTGTGCTTTTTGTGCACTTTCGGGTCAATAAtgcggctgctgctgtgaggaaagatcaggctgaatttacaatgggccttaatggagacatgttgaacgtCTTTgtctcttcatgccctcaagaggcatctTGTTTCATTTCTTTGCTTAATTATATTTATCTTTCATTGTTgaagaggttttcctacgtctGTGCAGGGTttcaatatctcaaaaagtgtaAAAGATATCAAAGTAAGTTTCatagctgaaggtcttgtgaccgttttaaagttggaatgaagtctcTAGCTGAATGTGGAAGGAGAAGCATTGGTGTAGGAGAAGAGGATTTGAAGGTTcctcccattgacttccatgttaaaaaaagagtttaaaaagctgaatatttcaaaaagtataaaatattttgaaaaagttgaaggtttcccatcgtGTGCTGAAAAGACTGATGAagtcagaaacaaaacacactcTGGGATTAAGGTAGGgatgctcaattaatcgtattttaatcgcaattacgattatggcttgcaacgattacgaaaacaacgcaATCGAAatataacgattattttttataaatttttttttttttttataaatttttttTTCCAGTTGAGTTATACTTAAAAATCAGgctaatcaactgttaaaaacatactgttcaaaaaaTGTtcctccaataaattgatgttttcaaagtaaatggatcatCGTGATATAAATGAATGACcgaaataatcgagattatgatttttgccataatcgagcagccctagattAAGGTGCGCAGAAAAGCGTTAAATTGTTGGGCTTTATTCGTTTTACAACATTTAATAGATATATAGTTTTAATGACACTAAGAAAACCAATAAATACTGCAGATATTTTGAGGGAATCGACATTTGTGAATGGATATTTAGCCAAAATAATTCAGAATACCATTTGACCCTCTAGTGGTAGGAGCAGTGAGagacggtgccttgctcagggacacctcggtagcacttggtctttctggGGCTTGAACCGGTGCCCCAGCCATGTCCCTATGCATGTAGGCACCACTTAATGGAATGGTTATTTCCAAATTCTATTTTTTGTTTTCCAATTAAAGACCACATTTGACTTTCGTTGGTTAAAATGGGAATGTTTTGGTGTTTTGAAAGAAAGCAAATACTGGGAAGTAGTAGTAGTGTTTCAATAAAGCTTTAGATACttaacaaagtgaaaaacacaTTTCAGATGCAGACCCAAGGACACGGTACAACATGTTAAATACTATCAGAGGTTAAATAATGATAAGCAGGTGATCATGGAGCAGACAGTCAAAGTAGAATGATCGAGACAGGTGATTCAGGGGAAACAGGATGGTGAGCAGGCTGACCTGAACAGGTGCGTCTTGAGGAGGGTCTTGAATGTGTCAAACGGCCAGATGTGaggggggttagttatttaatatcttcacacactctttctctgtctgtgttTCAGGTGAAGACGTCTGGTCGTACGCTAAGAAGCTGCCGCACTTATTCCAGCAGGGCGGCGTCTTCTACAACATCGTGAAGAAGGACATGGGTACGTCCGCACAAAGAACTACGACTTTATAAAGGACTTGGAAACATCTGGAGCGCGGACGCGTGACATTACAAAGCGTTTATCTCCGCCTTTTGACTGctgtttataatttatttattagtagttttctttgttttgtttctgttctgattttatgtaaagcgtctttgagcattaggaaaagcgctataaaaacCCCAGTCAACCCCTATCATTAAAAATCTAACCCTCCGTAAAAGCGTCTTTGAGAAGCactttttctaaaaatctcaaattctgacttttttcctcaaaatataacaaaatcctgacttttaaaaaaaattggatTTTTTTCCCCCTCAAATTGGATTTTTTTCTCAACATTGGATTTTTTTCTCAACAATTGGATTTTTTCTCCGAAATtggatttttttctcaaaattggatttttctctcaaaattctgactttttcacaaaattctgacttttttttaaaaattcggattttttttaaaaatgtgtgactttttatcaaaatctgaaaaaaacctgacttttttcctcagaattctgacttttttctaaaatgtttgactttttctcaaaatcccaACATTGTGACTTTTCAGAAAGCACTGGTTCTTACTCACATAATGGTTCAGGCATTGCGCGATCATTTCGTTGAGGAGGGGGAGCGATAATGTGTTGATGTTTGCACAATATGAAAATCGATAGCATCAAGAAATGGTATGTCTTGTTGGTGTCCTGGGAGGGCGTGCAGGATTAACCCTGATGTGCAACAGGTGCATCTCCATGCATGTCCTCTTGATGTGATGTCTGTGGAAATAAAAGCGTCTTTGAGCGTTAGGGAAAGGCGGTTTTGGGGAATTGCATTTTGGCTTCACGCTGATTCTTCAGACTGACCTGTCTCTGTTGGTCTATGATCCTTAAGAAGCCCCTCCTGTGTGTCCTCAGGCCTGCTGGACGGGAAGCACTGCTCGCTGCCTCACCTGACGGGGAAGACCTTCGTGTTCAACGCGGCGGCGGAGCGTCTGGATCTCTGCGTGGACGCGGCCGGGCACTTCCCCGTGAGCCCGGAGGTGGAGGAGCAGGTGAAGGAGGCGCTGCTGCAGCTGCAGGTGCGCTCCGAGGCCTCCGGGGGCAACAGAGAGAGCAGCGAGGCGTCCGGCGTGCTGAGGCTCGGAGGAGGAGGCGTGGTGCGGAAAAAAGAGTCGTTTCAGAGCCTCAACGCTTTCCAGGGGAGAGGCCACTCTCTAGGTAACTCTTCATTACtgcacttaaaggtcccctattatactgttcttcatcaatatattacaggtctcagatatatacaaaaagtacccacatttactcaagtagaagtacagatactcgtgtttaaaaagtagaagtactgactaaacttctttactcaaatgaaagtaaagaggctttgaaatgtacttcagtaaaaagtacccata
Protein-coding regions in this window:
- the vcpip1 gene encoding deubiquitinating protein VCPIP1, translated to MSLLQSNKKKDRRILSGSCPDPRCGARLFFPSGSASIECTECGQRHEQKHLLRVEEVTDPDLVLHNLLRNALLGVTGAPKKGSELVKVMGLSNYHCKLLSPVLTRYGMDKQTGRAKLLQEMNQGEMFDCSLLGDRAFLIEPEHVSTMGYGKDRSGSLVYLHDTLEEVKKANGSMECLIPVHVDGDGHCLVHAVSRALVGRELFWHALRENLKQNFKQNLDRYKALFQDFIDAAEWEDIINECDPMFIPPEGVPLGLRNIHIFGLANVLHRPIILLDSLSGMRSSGDYSATFLPGLMAEEKCRGKDEKLNKPICIAWSSSGRNHYIPLVGIKNTVLPRLPARLLPKAWGVPQDLIRKYIELEPDGSCTIGGDRSLQDKYLMRLVNAMEEVFMEKHSIHPSLVADVHQYVYRRTGVIGIQPEEVTEAAKRSVMENRLHRCLICGALSELHVPPEWLLPGGKLYNLAKSTHGQLRPDKNYSFPLNNVVCSYDPQKDVLIPDYKMSSLNTCNWCHGTSVRHIHGDGAVVYLDGDRTNTRSDGGKCGCGFKHFWESKEYDNLPEAFPITLEWGGRVVRETVYWFQYEVEATLNSNVYDVAMKLVTKHFPGEFGSETLVQKVVNTILHHTAKKNPDEYNPVSIDGAHDQRLTDAMDQQPPTKIILTGQKSKTLHKEELTMSRAERSLQQSISDQAFVTQRRRTDKLKQEQKGNRRSSSPTGSPETSSSSSAPATPTKTSSSPSSNEKKIRVTTSDGRQAMLTLHAVTTFSELQRRISTQFNVPPSQQQCIRYGFPPKELLRPRDGEENEPVALQHGDRVTVEILKVLEEEQGPPAVTPPSSHSVLHSEKRSEETSSGRELQESIDLEMSSLCLLATLMGEDVWSYAKKLPHLFQQGGVFYNIVKKDMGLLDGKHCSLPHLTGKTFVFNAAAERLDLCVDAAGHFPVSPEVEEQVKEALLQLQVRSEASGGNRESSEASGVLRLGGGGVVRKKESFQSLNAFQGRGHSLGSSSPPEHRPITRQHSSGVDLSSSVTRGAPDLSQIPELVRMAPGFVRMKEGGRPDPGLMEQQRRQLQDMVSSIQASMERHLREGTTASTVT